From the Helicoverpa zea isolate HzStark_Cry1AcR chromosome 26, ilHelZeax1.1, whole genome shotgun sequence genome, one window contains:
- the LOC124643002 gene encoding uncharacterized protein LOC124643002, producing MQPTNQLKAAAILLILHITTTRTAKNTAPSVHEVINEQARIDDKRPLYGNPLAGNSQQNAKLHAQHQQAMFNAERVRQHRAQLQRWNKAPQQMDSYMKAYHESQENHQLALEQMQSTQKDKKPKARQERTNLRSRSNLDPIKITRADAVDKNRNHRSFGSVYNYNNALQKYKINTAPGPTYDQGVTIKPNGNVGLNNYEKEHTGLYTAISPSKTQYVYPKLYNQMHSYQSAEDIHALNTLLTKSPQEQITELNTLTQPKEYGKDVLQTPIDLYFYLNNPNTAEDSSKYNVQNAYVAPYATGYANYEDHKPITEEVDDIDEEKLAELQKYQQPAPTPIPHVYEDPATTKSNYYKIEVEQTISGNKHGKNIEFVSQNKPNYAALKYEKPLNFYTPEHSTEGVKYLQPQVSGVQHLSQDGTGVSAYGDDDIQYAANYEFGYRVRDHETGNDFGHQEAKSGDKTRGSYHVLLPDGRLQQVKYSAGPDGFHADISYDHFHGNA from the exons ATGCAGCCAACAAATCAACTGAAAGCTGCAGCGATACTTCTAATACTGCACATTACAACAACAAGAACTGCTAAGAACACTGCACCATCAGTCCACGAGGTTATCAATGAACAAGCGAGGATAGATGACAAGAGACCTTTATACGGCAATCCTCTAGCAGGGAACTCACAACAAAATGCAAAACTACATGCTCAGCATCAACAAGCTATGTTCAACGCTGAAAGGGTAAGACAACATAGAGCACAGCTGCAAAGATGGAACAAAGCTCCTCAGCAAATGGACAGCTATATGAAAGCTTACCATGAGTCACAGGAAAACCACCAACTAGCTCTCGAACAAATGCAATCAacacaaaaagataaaaaaccTAAAGCAAGACAGGAAAGAACAAATCTAAGAAGCAGAAGTAATTTAGATCCAATTAAAATAACTAGAGCCGATGCAGTAGATAAGAATAGAAATCATAGATCGTTCGGTtctgtttataattataataatgctttacaaaaatataaaattaatacggCACCAGGACCTACTTATGATCAGGGTGTAACTATCAAACCTAATGGAAATGTGGGACTGAATAACTATGAAAAAGAACACACCGGATTGTACACAGCAATATCACCAAGTAAAACTCAGTATGTTTACCCTAAATTGTACAATCAAATGCATTCCTACCAGTCTGCTGAAGATATTCATGCATTAAATACTCTACTTACTAAATCACCACAAGAACAAATAACAGAATTAAACACACTCACACAACCCAAGGAATATGGTAAAGATGTGCTACAAACGCCTATTGACCTATATTTCTACTTAAACAACCCAAATACAGCAGAAGACAGCAGCAAATATAATGTACAAAATGCCTATGTTGCACCGTACGCAACTGGGTATGCAAATTACGAAGATCACAAACCGATTACAGAAGAGGTGGATGATATAGATGAGGAGAAATTAGCAGAACTACAAAAGTACCAACAGCCAGCACCGACTCCTATTCCTCACGTTTATGAAGACCCTGCAACTACTAAGagtaattattacaaaattgaaGTGGAGCAAACTATAAGTGGAAACAAACATGGGAAGAATATTGAGTTTGTCTCTCAAAATAAGCCAAATTACGCGGCGCTGAAGTATGAAAAACCTTTGAACTTCTATACTCCTGAACACAGTACAGAAGGAGTGAAATATCTTCAGCCTCAAGTTTCAGGAGTTCAGCATTTATCTCAAGACGGCACTGGAGTCTCAGCATACGGAGATGATGat ATTCAGTACGCAGCGAACTACGAATTCGGTTACCGAGTTCGAGACCACGAAACTGGCAACGATTTCGGACATCAAGAGGCGAAATCCGGAGACAAGACCCGAGGGTCCTACCACGTGTTGCTCCCTGATGGTAGACTGCAGCAAGTCAAGTATTCTGCAGGACCAGATGGGTTCCATGCTGATATTTCTTATGATCATTTTCATGGAAATGCTTAG